A stretch of Spirosoma oryzicola DNA encodes these proteins:
- a CDS encoding alpha-amylase family glycosyl hydrolase yields MKTLSMAITLSILLLTMACRNTTQTQSEATSPADSTKAPPAPEWAKNATIYEVNTRQFSAAGTFKAVELQLPRLKELGVDIVWMMPIYPISQKNKKGTLGSPYAVADYKSVNPDYGTLADFKSLVDRAHVLGLRVILDWVPNHTGWDHTWVKEHPDWYTLVKGKMTTPLDPKTGKPTDWTDVVDLNYDNPAMRKGMIEAMQYWIKECDVDGYRCDVAGYVPDDFWAQLRPELDKIKTVFMLAEWEDDPAQFKKCFNMNYGWALFAMMKNIAQGKLPATSLDTLRSSNQKRFPAWYYQMLFTQNHDENTNNGTLEESFGPSADAFIVLSSTLEGMPLVYNGMESNLTKRLAFFEKDTIPWGTYEKSHFFKALLTLKHRNRALWNGLAGGKAEKITTDHDETVYAYSRQRDNDRVTVLLNLSNQAQTFRLSGEGYEGLYTEVFSRHPMELKPDMSLTLKPWEYKVLTN; encoded by the coding sequence ATGAAGACATTATCCATGGCCATCACACTCAGTATCTTACTGCTGACAATGGCCTGTCGTAATACTACCCAAACCCAATCGGAAGCGACTAGCCCCGCCGACTCAACAAAAGCTCCCCCAGCCCCCGAATGGGCTAAAAACGCCACCATTTACGAGGTAAACACCCGCCAGTTTTCCGCAGCCGGCACGTTCAAAGCCGTTGAACTACAGCTACCCCGCCTGAAAGAGCTGGGCGTTGACATCGTCTGGATGATGCCCATTTATCCAATCAGTCAGAAAAACAAGAAAGGAACACTGGGTAGCCCCTACGCCGTTGCCGACTATAAATCGGTGAACCCCGACTACGGTACGCTGGCAGACTTCAAATCGTTGGTCGACCGCGCTCACGTGCTCGGCCTGCGCGTGATTTTGGACTGGGTTCCCAATCATACTGGCTGGGATCATACCTGGGTCAAAGAGCACCCGGACTGGTACACGCTCGTCAAAGGAAAGATGACAACACCACTCGACCCCAAAACCGGCAAACCGACCGACTGGACCGATGTGGTTGACCTCAATTATGACAATCCGGCTATGCGCAAAGGCATGATCGAAGCCATGCAATATTGGATCAAAGAATGCGATGTTGACGGCTATCGTTGCGATGTAGCTGGCTATGTCCCCGATGATTTCTGGGCACAGCTTCGACCCGAACTGGATAAAATCAAGACCGTATTTATGCTGGCGGAGTGGGAAGACGACCCTGCCCAGTTTAAGAAGTGCTTCAACATGAATTACGGCTGGGCCTTGTTTGCGATGATGAAAAATATTGCGCAGGGAAAATTACCCGCCACCAGCCTGGACACCTTGCGCAGCAGCAACCAAAAACGGTTTCCGGCCTGGTACTACCAGATGCTATTTACCCAGAACCACGACGAAAATACAAATAACGGTACGCTGGAAGAATCGTTTGGCCCATCAGCCGACGCGTTCATTGTGTTGAGCAGCACCCTGGAAGGAATGCCTCTGGTTTACAATGGCATGGAATCCAATTTAACGAAACGACTAGCCTTTTTCGAAAAAGACACGATTCCCTGGGGCACCTACGAAAAGAGTCACTTTTTTAAAGCACTGCTAACCCTCAAGCACAGAAACCGGGCGCTCTGGAACGGTCTGGCGGGCGGAAAGGCCGAGAAAATTACAACCGACCACGACGAAACCGTCTACGCTTACTCGCGCCAGCGTGACAACGACCGGGTTACCGTTTTACTTAACCTCAGCAACCAGGCTCAGACGTTTCGTCTGTCAGGAGAAGGCTATGAAGGGTTGTACACGGAAGTGTTCAGTCGTCATCCGATGGAGCTAAAACCCGATATGTCTCTCACGCTAAAACCCTGGGAGTATAAGGTGTTAACCAATTAA
- a CDS encoding OmpA family protein has product MRVWSILSGLLIIMAEAVSLAQSAGGRSTDTQRRTTTQPESQGQNSAPVQWANRVVGFSSEKVSGSGEQYKASQALGRPSKVPNLGESPAAWAPKTSDGTADEWIQVAFAKPITIRQIIIGENVNPGAVVRVQVIDAQKKEHTVYKNATPSPRTDPVLRIALNDSAVVGDQVKVFLNGASIAGINQIDAIGISDDTKPITVGINVSNETPKEIIKENLGKTVNSPGQEVAPVIAPDGRTLYFTRNFNKANIGGADRQDVWFSTLTAGTSGNPSSWSEAVNIGPPINNAGDNAISGLSPDGRIAYLINVYLPDGGLSFGISRSVKTRQGWSQPVECKIANNYNLHEKNQLEFCVSPDGRAIILAVQRKDTRGNRDLYVALQKPDRTWAEPISLGPVVNTADSESSPFLAADGRTLYFTSAGHPGYGNGDIFVTRRLDDSWNNWSDPENLGPAINTGEWDGYFTIPASGDFAYLSSRAGSMGEDDIFRLKLYPAIKPDPVAIVSGQVLDAKTKKPVASEVISSLANEDKETAKADYDPETGEYKLILPTQKIYTLKAIKEGYFPTTETLDLSKDKRFRDIKRNLLLIKIEAGQKITMGDVLFEQSQFTLLPGASSELNRLVDMMNQYPVMELMIEGHTDNQGDWEPNMKLSADRVQTVKEYLTSKGIAESRIQTKAWGPSKPIASNGTEEKRKQNRRVEFTILKM; this is encoded by the coding sequence ATGCGAGTTTGGAGCATCCTGTCAGGCTTGTTGATTATTATGGCCGAAGCAGTCAGTCTAGCGCAATCAGCGGGCGGGCGCTCGACGGACACACAACGGCGTACCACTACTCAACCCGAATCACAAGGCCAGAACAGCGCCCCGGTTCAGTGGGCTAACCGTGTGGTGGGATTTTCGTCCGAGAAGGTAAGCGGAAGCGGTGAACAATATAAAGCGTCGCAGGCATTGGGCCGACCCAGTAAGGTCCCGAACCTAGGCGAAAGTCCTGCGGCCTGGGCCCCCAAAACGTCCGACGGTACCGCCGACGAATGGATTCAGGTTGCCTTCGCCAAGCCAATAACCATTCGGCAGATTATTATTGGCGAAAATGTAAATCCGGGTGCGGTGGTACGGGTGCAGGTGATTGACGCCCAAAAGAAAGAGCATACGGTGTACAAGAATGCCACACCATCACCCCGAACCGATCCTGTGCTACGAATCGCCCTGAACGATTCAGCCGTGGTAGGCGATCAGGTGAAAGTGTTTTTAAACGGGGCATCCATCGCGGGTATCAACCAAATCGATGCCATTGGTATCTCGGATGATACCAAGCCCATTACGGTCGGCATCAACGTATCGAACGAGACGCCAAAAGAAATTATCAAGGAAAATCTCGGCAAAACGGTCAACTCACCGGGGCAGGAAGTCGCGCCCGTCATTGCACCCGATGGCCGAACGCTTTATTTTACCCGCAATTTCAACAAAGCGAACATTGGTGGGGCCGACCGGCAGGACGTTTGGTTCTCGACGCTTACCGCCGGTACTAGTGGCAATCCATCTAGCTGGAGTGAAGCCGTCAATATTGGCCCGCCCATCAACAACGCGGGTGACAATGCCATTAGCGGTCTTTCGCCCGACGGTCGCATCGCCTACCTGATCAACGTATACCTGCCCGACGGCGGTTTGTCGTTCGGCATATCCCGGTCGGTTAAAACCCGTCAGGGCTGGTCGCAACCCGTCGAGTGTAAAATCGCCAACAACTACAACCTACACGAGAAAAACCAGTTAGAGTTCTGCGTCTCGCCCGATGGCAGAGCGATCATTCTGGCCGTGCAGCGGAAAGACACCCGTGGCAACCGCGACCTGTACGTAGCCTTGCAGAAACCTGACCGAACATGGGCAGAACCCATTTCGTTAGGCCCTGTAGTCAACACCGCCGATTCGGAGAGTTCGCCTTTTCTGGCTGCCGATGGCCGGACGCTTTATTTCACCTCAGCGGGTCATCCGGGCTACGGCAACGGCGATATTTTCGTAACGCGCCGACTCGATGATTCATGGAACAATTGGAGCGATCCGGAAAACCTGGGACCAGCTATCAACACGGGCGAATGGGACGGTTATTTTACCATTCCGGCTTCCGGCGATTTCGCTTATCTGAGTTCGCGGGCGGGTTCGATGGGTGAAGACGATATTTTCCGGCTTAAACTTTACCCGGCTATCAAACCTGATCCGGTCGCTATTGTATCGGGACAGGTGCTGGATGCCAAAACGAAAAAGCCGGTCGCTTCCGAAGTAATCTCTAGTCTGGCGAACGAAGATAAGGAAACGGCCAAAGCGGATTATGATCCAGAAACCGGCGAGTACAAACTAATTTTGCCGACGCAAAAAATCTACACGCTCAAAGCCATCAAAGAAGGGTATTTTCCCACTACCGAAACTCTCGACCTAAGCAAAGACAAGCGCTTCCGCGACATCAAGCGCAATTTATTGCTGATCAAGATCGAGGCCGGTCAAAAAATAACGATGGGCGATGTGTTGTTTGAGCAAAGCCAGTTTACGCTACTTCCGGGTGCCTCGAGCGAACTGAACCGACTGGTTGACATGATGAACCAGTATCCGGTGATGGAACTTATGATTGAAGGCCATACGG